The Candidatus Zixiibacteriota bacterium DNA window GGGTGTATTATTTTTCTGATTGCGGGCCGCTCAAGCGGGCGCTGGACGAGCACGTGCGGTCCGGCAGGACCGTGCGCGGAGAGATACAACTGACCGATGCGCTGGAGATGCTGATACGGTCGGGGCACCGATGCACGCCGTTCGAGGTACAGGGCTGGTACGACTGCGGCAAGAGGGAGACTCTGCTGGAGACCAACCGCGCCCTGCTCGAGTTGAATTCTCACGGGCCGAAATCGGCGGGGTCGCATATCGTGCCGCCGGTATATATCGGCCGTGACGTGGTGCTGGAGCGGGCGACGATCGGCCCGCACGTGTCGATCGGTGACGGGGCGATCGTGAAGGATTCCCGCATCAGGGATTCGATTGTGGGTCGGCGCGCCGTAATCGAAGGATGCGAACTCGGGGAATCGCTGGTCGGCAACGAGGCACGGGTGTGCCGGGTGCGGGGGCAGGTCAACCTGGGCGATCACAGCGAAGTGGAACTGGCGTAGCCCCCGCCCATGAGCGGCGGCGGCTTTTCCATATCAAAGGAGAGCGATACATGTCTTCAGGCGACTTTCTTTTCACCTCGGAATCGGTAACCGAGGGGCATCCGGACAAGCTGTCGGACCAGATATCGGACGCCGTCCTTGACGAAGTCCTCCGCAAGGATCCGCGCGGCCGAGTGGCCTGTGAGACGTTTGTGACGGTAGGGCTGGTGATTGTCGGGGGAGAGATCACGACGGAGTCGTATGTCGACATCAACAGGCTCGTGCGCGGCGTGATCCGGGAGGTGGGTTATGACCAGCGCGCGTACGGGTTCACGTTCGATACGTGCGCGATCCTGAATTCGATCGGTTCGCAGTCGCTGGATATCGCGCAGGGTGTGGATACGGGCGGCGCGGGGGACCAGGGATTGATGGCCGGTTACGCGTGCCGGGAGACGCCGGAACTGATGCCGATGCCGATCATGCTGGCCCACAAGATCGCGCGGCGACTGGCCGACGTGCGCAAGAGCCGGATCCTGCCGTATCTCGGTCCGGACGGCAAATCGCAGGTGACGGTCGAGTATATCGACGGTCAGCCGGCGCGTGTGGACACGGTGGTCGTTTCGACCCAGCACAGCGAGGAGATACTGGACGATAGCGGCAAGCAGATCACGCAGCGGTCGCGCGACGAGATTATCGAGCAGGTCGTATCGCCGGTCGTCCCGAAGGGAATGCTCGACGACAGGACGAAGTACCATGTCAATCCGACGGGCAAGTTCGTGATCGGGGGGCCGCAGTCCGACACGGGCATGACCGGCCGGAAGATTATCGTCGACACGTACGGCGGGATGGCATCGCACGGCGGCGGCGCATTTTCCGGCAAGGACCCGACCAAGGTCGACCGCTCGGCATCGTACATGGCGCGTTATATCGCCAAAAACGTGGTGGCATCGGGCCTGGCGGCGAAGTGCACGATCCAACTGGCATATGCGATCGGTGTGGCCGAGCCGGTGTCGCTGATGGTGTTTTGCGATGGAACTCACAACGTGACCGAGAAGCGAATCGCCGAGCTGATCCGCAAGCATTTCGACATGACGCCCCGGGGGATAATCAACTTACTGGATCTGACGCGGCCGATTTACAAAAAGACTGCCGCGTACGGACATTTCGGACGCACGGAGCCGGAATTCACGTGGGAACGGACCGACAAGGCAGACCTGTTAGCAAAGGATGCATAGAGTATGGCTGTGAAACACGATGTGAAGGACCTGGGTCTCGCCGCCGAGGGCAAGGCCAAAATCGAGTGGGCGGACCGGTCGATGCCGGTGCTTGCGCTCATCCGGCAGCGCTTCGAAAAGGAGAAGCCGCTGAAAGGCGTCAGTATCGCTGCGTGTCTGCACGTGACGACCGAAACAGCCAATCTGATGCGGACGCTGAAGGCGGGTGGCGCCACGGTTGCGCTGTGCGCCTCGAACCCGCTGTCCACGCAGGATTACACCGCCGCGGCGCTGGTCAAGGAGTACGGTATCTCGGTGTTCGCGATTCGCGGTGAGGACAACAAGACGTACTATCGGCACATTCACCAGGCGCTC harbors:
- a CDS encoding sugar phosphate nucleotidyltransferase, producing MKVIIPVAGEGTRLRPHTHSAPKPLLSVAGKPILAHVLDPVVPLEPDEVVFVIGYRGDQIRQFVADSYSFKATFVQQDQLLGLGYAVNLAMERIAGGPLMIVLGDTVVQCDLKQFRDAGDYVLGLRQVEDPRRFGIAELGDGAVVRLVEKPEDPPTNLAVIGVYYFSDCGPLKRALDEHVRSGRTVRGEIQLTDALEMLIRSGHRCTPFEVQGWYDCGKRETLLETNRALLELNSHGPKSAGSHIVPPVYIGRDVVLERATIGPHVSIGDGAIVKDSRIRDSIVGRRAVIEGCELGESLVGNEARVCRVRGQVNLGDHSEVELA
- the metK gene encoding methionine adenosyltransferase, whose translation is MSSGDFLFTSESVTEGHPDKLSDQISDAVLDEVLRKDPRGRVACETFVTVGLVIVGGEITTESYVDINRLVRGVIREVGYDQRAYGFTFDTCAILNSIGSQSLDIAQGVDTGGAGDQGLMAGYACRETPELMPMPIMLAHKIARRLADVRKSRILPYLGPDGKSQVTVEYIDGQPARVDTVVVSTQHSEEILDDSGKQITQRSRDEIIEQVVSPVVPKGMLDDRTKYHVNPTGKFVIGGPQSDTGMTGRKIIVDTYGGMASHGGGAFSGKDPTKVDRSASYMARYIAKNVVASGLAAKCTIQLAYAIGVAEPVSLMVFCDGTHNVTEKRIAELIRKHFDMTPRGIINLLDLTRPIYKKTAAYGHFGRTEPEFTWERTDKADLLAKDA